TCTCACTCAGTTGCTTAGCATTAAACTGCTTGAGAGGCTTATCTTGCAGCACTTTTCGATCGATGAGTACTTCGACCAAGCGTTTCGGTAATACTTTGGCTAAGGTGTTTTTGAGGCTCTGATTGGGATGTTTCTCAAGTGAGCGTTGTAGTAGCTCATCAATATCCGCTTCTGGTACCAGATTGATCGTGACCTTTTCGCCCGCTTTCCAGAATGAAGAGATCTGCAGCACCGAAGGACCAGACAGGCCACGGTGCGTAAACAGCAGTGCTTCTTTAAATACCGTACCATCTTGCGCCGTGATCTCGGCAGGAACCGCGATCCCAGACAACTCAGCAAAGGCTTCTTTGTCTTCTTTGTGCAGGGTAAATGGCACAAGTCCCGCAGTGGTCGAAATAATATCGAGACCAAATTGCTCAGCAATCTTATAACCAAATGGCGTTGCACCCAGTTTTGGCATTGATAAGCCACCTGTCGCCACAACCAAAGAATCACATTCAATCACGCTCGTATTGGTACGCAGAGTAAAGCCAGTCTCACTCTTTTCAATTTGATGGATATCTTGCTGGTAGCGCTGACTCACACTTGGGTAGTCACACTCAGCCAACATCATCTTGACGA
Above is a genomic segment from Vibrio orientalis CIP 102891 = ATCC 33934 containing:
- a CDS encoding NAD(P)/FAD-dependent oxidoreductase, with product MTEKFDVVIIGAGAAGLMCAAEAGKRGRKTLVLDHAKKPGRKILIAGGGRCNFTNYDVSANNYLCQNPHFVKSALSQYTNWDFISMVSKHGIEFEERDHGQLFCVGDYDSKDIVKMMLAECDYPSVSQRYQQDIHQIEKSETGFTLRTNTSVIECDSLVVATGGLSMPKLGATPFGYKIAEQFGLDIISTTAGLVPFTLHKEDKEAFAELSGIAVPAEITAQDGTVFKEALLFTHRGLSGPSVLQISSFWKAGEKVTINLVPEADIDELLQRSLEKHPNQSLKNTLAKVLPKRLVEVLIDRKVLQDKPLKQFNAKQLSEITHSLENWQIVPNGTEGYRTAEVTLGGVDTNHLSSKTMECKEIKGLYFVGEVMDVTGWLGGYNFQWCWSSGFVAGQWV